From the Gymnogyps californianus isolate 813 chromosome 2, ASM1813914v2, whole genome shotgun sequence genome, one window contains:
- the NR4A3 gene encoding nuclear receptor subfamily 4 group A member 3 isoform X2 translates to MPCVQAQYSPSPPGSNYAAQTYAYGSEYSSEIMNPDYAKLTMDLSSTEITATATTSLPSFSTFMEGYSGSYELKPSCLYQMQSASSSQRPLIKMEDTRLSPYQPSLPPSTDEAMPSTSMYFKQSPPSTPTTPGFPSHQSLWDEPPLQPTQTCLPPGHLMDAAPMKTVPPRFPLFHFKHSPPHTPAAAAHMCYDPASLSLPLGSDRPAASQASMESHSYGLHLAKRPATLAFSPLGLNAATSSLMGESSSGGSSGLPSPPSRSSSSGEGTCAVCGDNAACQHYGVRTCEGCKGFFKRTVQKNAKYVCLANKNCPVDKRRRNRCQYCRFQKCLSVGMVKEVVRTDSLKGRRGRLPSKPKSPLQQEPSQPSPPSPPISMMNALVRALTDSTPRELDYSRV, encoded by the exons ATGCCCTGTGTGCAAGCGCAGTATAGTCCTTCACCACCCGGTTCAAATTATGCAGCTCAGACCTACGCGTATGGCTCGGAGTACAGCTCGGAGATCATGAACCCTGACTATGCCAAGCTGACCATGGACCTGAGCAGTACCGAAATCACTGCCACTGCCAccacctcccttcccagcttcaGCACCTTTATGGAGGGTTACTCTGGCAGCTACGAGCTCAAGCCTTCCTGCCTCTACCAAATGCAAtctgcctcctccagccagAGGCCCCTCATAAAGATGGAAGACACCCGGCTCTCCCCATACCAGCCCTCACTGCCACCCTCCACGGACGAGGCGATGCCCAGCACTTCCATGTACTTCAAGCAATCTCCGCCCTCCACGCCCACCACGCCCGGCTTCCCCTCTCACCAGAGCCTGTGGGACGAGCCCCCGCTGCAGCCCACGCAGACCTGCCTGCCGCCTGGCCACCTGATGGACGCCGCCCCCATGAAGACCGTGCCTCCCCGCTTCCCCCTCTTCCACTTCAAGCACTCGCCCCCCCACACGCCGGCCGCGGCCGCCCACATGTGCTACGACCCTGCCTCCCTGAGTCTGCCCCTGGGCTCTGACAGACCCGCCGCCAGCCAGGCATCCATGGAGAGCCATTCCTACGGGCTTCACCTGGCCAAAAGACCAGCCACCTTAGCCTTCTCACCGCTCGGCCTCAACGCAGCCACCTCCAGCCTGATGGGTGagagcagcagcggcggcagcagcggccTCCCATCTCCGCCCAGCAGGAGCTCCTCGTCCGGCGAAGGCACCTGCGCCGTCTGCGGGGATAATGCCGCCTGCCAGCACTACGGGGTACGGACGTGCGAGGGCTGCAAGGGCTTTTTCAAG agaacagttcagaaaaatgcaaaatatgtttgTCTGGCAAATAAAAACTGTCCAGTGGACAAGAGACGTCGTAACAGATGCCAATACTGCCGGTTTCAGAAGTGTCTCAGCGTCGGCATGGTTAAAGAAG ttgTCCGTACCGACAGCCTGAAAGGGAGAAGAGGTCGGCTGCCTTCCAAACCAAAGAGCCCCTTACAGCAAGAACCCTCTCAGCCCTCCCCGCCTTCTCCTCCCATCAGCATGATGAACGCCCTCGTACGAGCTTTAACAGACTCCACGCCCAGGGAGCTTGACTATTCAAGA gtCTGA